In one window of Macadamia integrifolia cultivar HAES 741 chromosome 2, SCU_Mint_v3, whole genome shotgun sequence DNA:
- the LOC122058322 gene encoding uncharacterized protein LOC122058322: MTKDQLSTIFSFRCFCYILFFLSSIPSISFLFWSHCSPSCHLQSLFMPLEKKVPIDLLHFPAAWNHLSFSSNPPLKLLKIAVFVKKWPHKNLAGGLERHALTLHLALAKRGHELHIFTTSSSNSSFPRYPQSNMNFHLSKPTAAGYLDQALIWKQFITQNNSGKPFDVVHTESVGLMHTRARNIPNLAVSWHGIAYETIHSDIIQELARNPEEPQAHALTARAIKVVEEVKFFPRYSHHVATSDHAGDILKRIYMIPEERVHVILNGVDEEIFKPDAASGKDFRRKIGIQDSGALVLGMAGRLVKDKGYPIMFEALKKMFMEDETLRRRIFVLVAGHGPWGDRYRDLGPNVLVLGSLEQKQLARFYNALDIFVNPTLRAQGLDHTLLEAMLSGKPVMATRLASITESVIVSSELGYTFSPSVTSLRKALYMVLGDGRGSLVKKGEVARQRGLKLFAASKMAAAYERLFLCISSEKKESVDERDYCSFPLPNDRE, translated from the coding sequence ATGACAAAAGATCAGCTATCCACCATCTTTAGTTTCCGTTGCTTTTGTTACATCCTCTTTTTCCTCTCCTCCATCCCTTCTATCTCATTTCTCTTTTGGTCTCATTGCTCACCATCTTGCCATCTCCAAAGCCTCTTTATGCCATTAGAGAAAAAAGTTCCCATAGATCTCTTACATTTTCCTGCTGCTTGGAACCATCTGTCCTTTTCTTCAAACCCACCTCTGAAGCTCCTCAAAATTGCtgtctttgtcaagaaatgGCCGCACAAGAATCTTGCGGGAGGGCTTGAACGGCATGCCTTAACGCTTCACCTTGCCCTTGCAAAAAGAGGCCATGAATTGCACATCTTCACCACATCCTCCTCAAATTCCTCTTTCCCTAGATATCCACAATCCAACATGAATTTCCACCTATCTAAACCAACAGCCGCAGGTTACCTTGATCAGGCCCTAATTTGGAAGCAATTTATTACCCAAAACAATTCTGGAAAACCCTTTGATGTGGTTCACACTGAAAGTGTGGGGCTAATGCACACGCGAGCTCGGAATATCCCTAACCTTGCCGTTTCCTGGCATGGGATTGCTTATGAAACCATACATTCTGACATCATCCAGGAACTTGCAAGGAATCCTGAAGAGCCCCAGGCACATGCACTAACTGCAAGAGCCATTAAGGTTGTGGAAGAGGTGAAGTTCTTTCCACGTTATTCTCATCATGTTGCTACTAGTGATCATGCAGGAGATATTCTGAAAAGGATTTACATGATCCCTGAAGAACGCGTTCATGTTATTCTTAATGGTGTAGATGAGGAAATCTTCAAGCCAGACGCTGCAAGTGGGAAAGATTTTAGGCGGAAGATCGGCATTCAAGATTCAGGAGCTTTGGTTTTGGGGATGGCAGGGAGGTTAGTGAAGGATAAAGGATATCCAATAATGTTTGAAGCTCTGAAGAAGATGTTCATGGAAGACGAGACCTTGCGGAGGAGAATCTTTGTTCTGGTCGCCGGACATGGGCCCTGGGGTGATAGATACAGAGACCTTGGGCCCAATGTTCTGGTTTTGGGTTCACTGGAACAAAAGCAACTGGCAAGGTTTTATAATGCATTGGACATCTTTGTGAACCCAACCCTTCGAGCTCAAGGGTTGGATCACACCTTGTTAGAAGCTATGCTTTCTGGTAAACCGGTAATGGCGACTAGACTTGCCAGCATAACAGAGTCTGTGATTGTTAGCTCAGAGTTGGGTTATACATTTTCACCAAGTGTAACTTCGTTGAGAAAGGCTCTTTATATGGTTTTGGGAGATGGAAGAGGAAGTCTGGTGAAGAAGGGTGAGGTGGCTAGACAGAGAGGATTGAAGTTGTTTGCTGCTAGTAAGATGGCAGCTGCTTATGAAAGACTCTTCTTATGCATATCTAGCGAAAAGAAAGAAAGCGTTGATGAGCGTGACTATTGCAGTTTCCCTCTTCCAAATGATCGAGAATAG
- the LOC122089247 gene encoding LOW QUALITY PROTEIN: rop guanine nucleotide exchange factor 7-like (The sequence of the model RefSeq protein was modified relative to this genomic sequence to represent the inferred CDS: inserted 2 bases in 1 codon) has translation MEECSVEKNQESEAKKDGLDSKVVGIESFVDSIGEECRESSSSSDTLTSDATTNEERSNSISEESSSASPLGWPIRKAEVQSCSISDVAESKEKPHSEDKKLEKQEPDISEVELMKERFSKLLLGEDMSGCGKGVCSALAISNAITNLCATLFGQLWRLEPLPPGKKSMWRREMEWLLCVSDHIVEFAPSWQTFPDGSKLEVMTCRPRSDLYINLPALHKLDNMLLEILDGFINTEFWYVDQGIFAPDADGSASFRRPHQRQEEKWWLPVPRVPPGGLQENSRKQLQHKRECTNQILKAAMAINNIALAEMEIPESYLDGLPKNGRACLGDMIHRYITSDQFSPECLLDCVDLSSEHQALEIANHVEASIYVWRRRTNSRSMTNTTRSASKSSWEMVKELMVDVDKRELLADRAESLLLCLKQRFPGLPQTTLDMSKIQYNKDVGKSILESYSRVLESLAFNIVARIDDLLYVDDLTKHSDEYSSITTVSVIAHKRVSIPYSVPVSSTPYAMAFPTPSFSPAPLVSPARGERPPFLNGSKPYYRGFGVKKVLTDYLGVDFKGKKXSSNSAGSDTNSSSAQETPAR, from the exons aagaatcaagaatccGAAGCGAAGAAAGATGGGTTAGATTCGAAAGTGGTTGGAATTGAGTCATTCGTCGACTCGATTGGAGAGGAGTGCAGGGAGAGCAGTTCCAGCTCTGATACATTGACATCTGATGCGACAACTAATGAAGAAAGGAGTAATAGTATCTCCGAAGAATCATCTTCGGCATCACCATTAGGTTGGCCCATCCGGAAGGCGGAGGTGCAAAGTTGTTCAATTTCTGATGTCGCCGAGTCTAAAGAGAAACCCCATTCAgaggataaaaaattagagaaacaAGAACCAGACATTTCGG AGGTTGAGTTGATGAAGGAGAGGTTTTCAAAATTGCTGCTTGGGGAAGACATGTCTGGATGTGGGAAAGGGGTTTGCTCAGCACTGGCGATTTCAAACGCCATTACTAATCTCTGTG CAACGCTCTTTGGGCAGCTTTGGAGATTAGAGCCCCTACCTCCTGGGAAGAAGTCAAtgtggagaagagagatggagtgGCTTCTTTGTGTCAGTGATCACATTGTTGAATTTGCTCCCTCTTGGCAAACATTTCCTGATGGAAGCAAGCTTGAG GTTATGACTTGTAGACCCCGATCGGATCTCTATATTAATCTCCCAGCTCTGCATAAACTAGACAACATGCTTCTT GAAATATTGGATGGCTTTATCAATACAGAATTCTGGTATGTCGACCAAGGGATTTTTGCCCCGGATGCTGATGGATCAGCTTCTTTCCGTAGACCCCATCAACGTCAAGAGGAAAAGTGGTGGCTGCCTGTTCCTCGTGTCCCACCTGGTGGTCTCCAAGAAAATTCTAGGAAGCAGTTGCAACACAAGCGTGAGTGCACAAATCAAATCCTTAAAGCTGCCATGGCTATCAACAATATTGCATTGGCTGAAATGGAGATTCCTGAATCATACTTGGATGGTCTACCAAAG AATGGAAGAGCCTGCCTGGGAGACATGATCCACCGGTACATAACATCTGATCAGTTCTCTCCTGAATGCCTTCTTGATTGTGTTGACCTATCATCTGAACACCAGGCTCTTGAGATTGCCAACCATGTTGAAGCCTCAATATATGTCTGGCGTCGAAGAACAAACTCAAGGTCTATGACTAATACAACCCGCTCCGCTTCAAAGTCATCCTGGGAGATGGTAAAGGAGTTGATGGTTGATGTGGATAAGAGGGAGTTGCTTGCTGATCGAGCTGAAAGCCTCTTGCTATGCTTGAAGCAGCGTTTCCCAGGTCTGCCACAGACAACTTTGGATATGAGCAAGATCCAGTACAACAAG GATGTTGGGAAATCTATTCTAGAAAGCTATTCCAGAGTTTTGGAGAGCCTGGCATTTAATATTGTTGCCCGTATTGATGATCTTCTCTATGTTGATGACTTGACCAAGCATTCAGATGAGTACTCCTCCATTACCACTGTCAGTGTGATTGCTCACAAGAGAGTTTCTATTCCATACTCCGTGCCCGTCTCAAGCACTCCATATGCAATGGCTTTTCCCACACCGAGCTTCTCTCCTGCACCTCTAGTTAGTCCTGCAAGAGGAGAGAGGCCTCCCTTCCTCAATGGAAGCAAACCTTATTATCGCGGGTTTGGAGTAAAGAAAGTCTTGACAGATTATCTTGGAGTGGATTTCAAAGGAAAAAA CTCTAGTAATTCAGCAGGATCAGATACTAACTCAAGCTCAGCTCAAGAAACACCAGCAAGATGA